From a region of the Pyrococcus kukulkanii genome:
- a CDS encoding OsmC family protein — MERLEYQVELEWDGNVGSEAKVREFSFRIDTKTDGHNSGPNPTEYLLAAIGGCLTVNWGRLIKKMRLKVESMEITVYGWRDRKEPQLKEITYKIRIVTNEPEKKILRVKELAEKYGTVFNTVGAGKIKGEVEIVRPR, encoded by the coding sequence ATGGAGCGCCTTGAATATCAGGTTGAATTAGAATGGGATGGCAATGTTGGGAGTGAGGCTAAGGTTAGGGAGTTCTCGTTCAGGATTGACACGAAGACGGATGGTCATAACTCTGGACCAAACCCCACAGAGTACCTGCTTGCCGCCATAGGTGGCTGTTTAACCGTGAACTGGGGCAGGCTTATAAAGAAAATGCGTCTGAAGGTCGAGAGCATGGAAATAACAGTCTATGGATGGAGGGACAGGAAAGAGCCTCAATTGAAGGAGATTACCTACAAGATCCGTATCGTGACGAACGAGCCCGAGAAAAAGATACTCCGCGTCAAGGAGCTCGCCGAGAAGTATGGGACGGTCTTCAACACAGTTGGGGCGGGGAAGATAAAGGGTGAGGTGGAGATAGTCAGGCCTAGGTGA
- a CDS encoding ABC transporter permease, which yields MIETLKRSFAIAKKDMHIFYLKGPVVIMGLLFPFFLFLAFMIGRNLSGGHLFVALTAMTAFFTSTAVGPTIIPWECRGRTFERLITAPVSLTTVLLGDFQASLYFGLAITFAITVPAMLYLSVHPAIWLFVLSTLLAVGCFSAMTVLMSSYPPTDVPADVMMLSSLVKFSLLFISGIFVPIENLPAYGRWISLISPLTYYVDALRHSLGKGYLPVWLDLLMLALFGLAFFLTGTAIHRKVLERRFT from the coding sequence ATGATTGAAACGCTCAAACGTTCTTTTGCCATAGCGAAGAAGGACATGCACATCTTCTACCTCAAGGGTCCTGTCGTGATAATGGGCCTCCTCTTCCCCTTCTTCCTGTTCTTAGCTTTCATGATAGGGCGCAACCTCTCCGGGGGCCATCTCTTCGTTGCTCTAACTGCCATGACGGCCTTCTTCACATCCACCGCCGTCGGCCCCACGATAATCCCGTGGGAGTGCAGGGGAAGAACCTTCGAGAGGCTCATAACAGCCCCTGTTTCACTGACCACAGTGCTCCTCGGCGACTTCCAAGCTTCCCTCTACTTCGGGCTTGCGATAACGTTCGCAATAACCGTTCCAGCAATGCTCTACCTCTCAGTCCACCCTGCTATCTGGCTCTTCGTCCTATCCACGCTCTTGGCGGTCGGGTGCTTCTCCGCAATGACGGTGCTCATGTCCTCCTACCCACCCACGGACGTTCCCGCCGACGTCATGATGCTGTCATCACTTGTCAAGTTCTCGCTCCTCTTCATCAGCGGTATCTTCGTCCCCATCGAAAACCTGCCGGCTTATGGCAGGTGGATTTCCCTCATCTCACCGCTGACATACTATGTTGACGCCCTGAGGCATTCACTTGGAAAAGGCTACCTTCCCGTGTGGCTTGACCTTTTAATGCTGGCCCTGTTTGGCCTCGCGTTCTTCCTCACGGGCACTGCAATCCACAGAAAAGTCCTGGAGAGAAGGTTCACCTAG
- a CDS encoding ATP-binding cassette domain-containing protein translates to MKAIEVVGLTKYYGSFLAVDNVSFDVKKGEIFGFLGPNGAGKTTTVRTITGILKPNSGEIRVLGYDMLDEREKIKARERMGIVPEMANPYVDLTAMQNLRLMGELYGMERREIEKRSIELLKLFGLYEKRNVKVRAFSKGMRQRLILAMAMISDPELLILDEPTSGLDVISARMIKDVIREEKRKGKTIFMTTHNMIDANELCERIGIIRRGRLIAIDTPEKLKQLVKGSVSVEVSFEPMKLDPSEIASATRVELMGDKARVFTEDPDATVKELVHYAERNNLRIVSLRTLSPSLEDVFIKLVGEEND, encoded by the coding sequence ATGAAAGCCATAGAAGTCGTGGGACTCACCAAGTACTACGGCTCCTTTCTCGCCGTTGATAACGTGAGCTTTGACGTTAAGAAAGGTGAGATTTTTGGTTTCCTTGGTCCGAATGGAGCTGGAAAGACAACCACAGTTAGAACGATTACCGGCATTTTGAAGCCAAACTCTGGGGAGATAAGGGTCCTCGGCTATGACATGCTTGACGAGAGGGAAAAGATAAAGGCAAGAGAAAGGATGGGCATAGTTCCAGAGATGGCTAACCCCTACGTTGATCTGACGGCGATGCAGAACCTCAGGCTTATGGGCGAGCTCTACGGGATGGAGCGACGGGAGATAGAGAAACGCTCAATTGAACTCCTCAAGCTTTTTGGTCTTTACGAGAAGAGGAACGTGAAGGTGAGGGCCTTTTCCAAGGGAATGAGGCAACGCCTTATTCTTGCGATGGCCATGATAAGCGATCCCGAGCTCCTAATTCTGGATGAGCCGACGAGCGGACTCGATGTTATAAGCGCACGTATGATAAAGGACGTCATCCGCGAGGAGAAGAGGAAGGGGAAGACGATATTCATGACAACCCACAACATGATCGACGCAAACGAGCTGTGCGAGAGGATTGGAATTATAAGGAGAGGAAGGCTTATAGCGATTGACACGCCCGAGAAGCTAAAGCAACTGGTTAAGGGTAGCGTTTCAGTTGAAGTTAGCTTTGAGCCGATGAAACTTGACCCCTCTGAGATAGCCTCGGCAACGAGGGTCGAGCTGATGGGGGACAAGGCGAGGGTTTTCACAGAAGATCCTGATGCAACGGTTAAAGAGCTCGTCCACTACGCCGAAAGAAATAACCTGCGGATAGTGAGCCTAAGAACGCTCTCTCCTTCACTGGAGGATGTCTTCATCAAGCTGGTGGGTGAGGAAAATGATTGA
- a CDS encoding oxidoreductase, giving the protein MKEDYPKLFEPINIGNVELMNRVVFAPISTNFARENGRLTERFVKHYERRARGGVGLIIVENTSIDFPEGKHMPFQPRIDSKAVLKDWEWLTFEVHKYDGVKLSIELAHEGWKKDGVDYLSPEKIEELVEKFAYSARLAMDAGFDMVEIQGAHGLLVNQFLSPLTNHREDKWGEPTRFAIEVRKRIAKKCGWDFPVTIRLAVDDFLDGGITLSTGREIALTLAKAGYDMIQADIGLGPKEKRLEPMYYPQAWRAYLAERIRPLPVPVAAVGMIREPAVAEKVLETQADLVVLGRPLIADPDWVKKVVEGKEHLIRRCIGCSECIKAVHDEKGPIRCGINANVGNEEEIPKAPRKRVVAIIGAGPAGLEAARVAAVRGHEVHLFYEVFGGQLTLAMVPPGKEKIGWLIEYYRNVLSEMPNVHFHEGEATKEDVLRINPEAVVIATGAKPFLPCSGERGLITPFDKVLRGEIRIENKDVLIGGGGLVGIETALYLAQFNNRIKIIKRSPAILPNVERITRGYLLRELEEKGISILTGRRFVSAGEGYAIVENIETGEKEMIKCDVIVGAFGMKSYVPFIIDDIEYYIIGDAKSVRNIASAVKEGYEVGRKL; this is encoded by the coding sequence ATGAAAGAAGATTATCCTAAGTTATTTGAACCAATAAATATCGGTAACGTTGAGCTCATGAACAGAGTAGTATTTGCGCCGATATCGACAAACTTTGCCCGTGAGAACGGAAGGCTAACGGAGAGATTCGTCAAGCACTACGAGAGACGCGCAAGGGGTGGTGTTGGTCTGATAATAGTGGAAAACACATCCATAGATTTTCCAGAAGGAAAACACATGCCTTTCCAGCCGAGGATTGACTCAAAAGCCGTCCTCAAGGATTGGGAATGGTTGACCTTTGAGGTTCACAAGTACGATGGAGTTAAACTCTCAATTGAGCTCGCCCATGAGGGATGGAAAAAGGATGGTGTAGACTACCTCTCACCTGAGAAGATAGAGGAGCTAGTGGAGAAGTTCGCATACTCTGCGAGGCTTGCAATGGATGCAGGCTTTGATATGGTCGAGATACAAGGTGCCCATGGGCTACTGGTTAACCAGTTCCTTTCCCCCCTGACCAACCATCGTGAGGACAAGTGGGGTGAACCGACGAGGTTTGCAATAGAGGTGCGGAAGCGCATAGCGAAAAAATGTGGCTGGGATTTTCCGGTGACGATAAGGCTGGCCGTGGATGACTTCCTTGACGGAGGTATAACCTTGAGTACTGGGCGGGAGATAGCATTAACTCTCGCCAAGGCAGGTTATGACATGATACAGGCAGATATAGGCCTTGGACCTAAGGAGAAGCGTCTCGAACCGATGTACTATCCCCAGGCCTGGCGTGCTTATTTAGCAGAGAGAATAAGGCCTCTACCTGTTCCGGTGGCGGCAGTTGGCATGATAAGGGAACCTGCTGTCGCGGAGAAAGTTCTCGAGACGCAAGCGGATCTCGTCGTCCTCGGAAGACCCTTGATAGCAGATCCTGATTGGGTAAAGAAGGTTGTAGAAGGAAAGGAGCATCTAATAAGGCGTTGCATAGGGTGCAGTGAATGCATTAAGGCAGTTCATGACGAAAAGGGACCAATAAGATGTGGCATCAATGCCAATGTTGGAAATGAGGAGGAGATCCCAAAGGCTCCGAGAAAACGAGTTGTAGCGATAATTGGAGCTGGGCCAGCAGGTCTTGAGGCTGCAAGGGTTGCGGCCGTGAGAGGACATGAGGTTCATCTATTCTATGAGGTCTTTGGCGGTCAGCTTACTCTGGCGATGGTTCCACCTGGGAAGGAGAAAATCGGCTGGCTTATCGAGTATTACCGCAATGTTCTGTCCGAGATGCCCAATGTCCACTTCCATGAGGGGGAGGCAACAAAAGAAGATGTATTAAGGATAAACCCAGAGGCAGTCGTTATAGCTACGGGGGCGAAGCCGTTCCTGCCCTGTAGCGGTGAACGTGGTTTGATAACGCCCTTTGACAAGGTTCTACGTGGAGAAATCAGGATCGAGAACAAAGACGTCCTAATTGGCGGAGGGGGCCTTGTTGGAATTGAAACTGCCCTGTACCTTGCCCAGTTCAACAACAGGATCAAGATAATCAAGCGCAGTCCAGCAATCCTTCCCAACGTTGAGAGGATAACGCGCGGATACCTCTTGCGGGAGCTTGAGGAGAAGGGGATATCCATCCTAACCGGTAGGCGCTTTGTAAGTGCTGGTGAAGGGTACGCGATAGTAGAGAACATTGAGACAGGGGAGAAGGAGATGATAAAGTGTGATGTAATCGTTGGAGCGTTTGGGATGAAATCCTACGTGCCCTTCATAATAGATGATATTGAGTATTATATTATCGGTGATGCAAAATCGGTGAGAAACATAGCCAGTGCGGTAAAGGAAGGCTATGAGGTTGGGAGAAAGCTTTGA
- a CDS encoding arsenic resistance protein, producing MNWLKLKNNLDKYLPVYVTLAMITGFYVGTRANLKPYHNTLKTLNMLVVISMIYPMMINLRLGELKNSAKLGKQLAIGLTMGLVISPLIMYGAIWLTNFIHPINHTLALGLLLAVVVPCSSMSIAYTGFTKGNIELATIVVALSFTLAIVTVPAWLKVFASSYHVSISAWLLVKTILIVVITPMILGVLTRSYLMRKLGPEGFLRIKPAFPAISLMGMYTIVFLIFMEKAKLIASKPSIVGIALIPLVIYYTTALLFMTLVDRAIGIPYRDHMAITFTSVGKNEGTAMAIALAAGTGLMAIAPAVTPIVQIPFLVGYVKAWRKIARLWNCKVLKEEEIIPGAS from the coding sequence GTGAACTGGCTGAAGCTCAAGAACAATCTCGATAAGTACCTTCCGGTTTACGTCACACTTGCCATGATAACGGGCTTTTACGTCGGGACACGCGCGAACCTCAAACCCTACCATAACACGCTCAAAACCCTGAATATGCTCGTCGTCATCAGCATGATATACCCGATGATGATCAACCTCCGCCTTGGCGAGCTTAAGAACAGTGCCAAGCTCGGGAAGCAGCTTGCCATAGGTCTCACGATGGGGCTCGTGATTTCCCCGCTCATAATGTACGGGGCGATATGGCTGACGAACTTTATCCACCCAATAAATCACACACTCGCCCTCGGGCTTCTTCTGGCCGTCGTCGTGCCCTGCTCCTCGATGAGCATAGCCTACACGGGTTTCACGAAGGGCAACATCGAGCTGGCGACCATAGTAGTCGCGCTGAGCTTCACGCTGGCCATCGTGACGGTTCCGGCCTGGCTCAAGGTCTTCGCGTCGAGCTACCACGTCTCAATATCGGCCTGGCTCCTCGTCAAGACGATTCTCATAGTCGTCATAACACCCATGATACTCGGCGTTCTCACGAGATCCTACCTCATGAGAAAACTCGGCCCTGAGGGCTTCCTGAGAATAAAACCCGCCTTCCCGGCAATCTCGCTCATGGGCATGTACACCATCGTCTTCCTCATATTCATGGAGAAGGCGAAGCTCATAGCCAGCAAGCCAAGCATCGTCGGCATCGCCCTGATTCCCCTGGTCATCTACTATACGACCGCCCTGCTCTTCATGACCCTCGTGGACAGGGCCATTGGGATCCCTTACAGGGACCACATGGCAATAACGTTTACATCCGTTGGAAAGAACGAGGGGACGGCGATGGCCATAGCCCTTGCCGCAGGGACGGGTCTCATGGCGATAGCGCCCGCAGTGACCCCAATAGTCCAGATACCCTTCCTGGTTGGCTACGTTAAAGCCTGGAGAAAAATAGCGAGGCTCTGGAACTGCAAAGTTTTGAAAGAAGAGGAGATCATCCCAGGAGCTTCCTGA
- a CDS encoding universal stress protein: MFRKILFPTDFSEGAYRAAKQFEKVNNMPVGEVVLLHVIDEGTLEELLNGYSLLYNDEELEIEVIKEELLKKTMERLQAKVEDVKKTFGIENVKPLVRFGLPWEEIVKVAEEEDVSLILLPSHGKLGFSHEFLGSTMVRVLRKTKRPVLVIKTHPECGEDKG, translated from the coding sequence ATGTTTAGGAAAATACTTTTTCCAACGGATTTCAGCGAGGGAGCGTACAGGGCAGCAAAGCAGTTCGAGAAGGTCAACAACATGCCAGTCGGAGAGGTTGTTCTTCTTCATGTGATAGACGAGGGGACCCTCGAAGAGCTTCTCAACGGATACTCACTCCTCTATAACGATGAGGAGCTGGAAATCGAGGTCATCAAAGAGGAACTGCTCAAGAAGACTATGGAGAGGCTCCAGGCCAAGGTCGAGGACGTGAAGAAGACGTTCGGCATCGAAAACGTGAAACCCCTTGTCAGGTTTGGCCTCCCGTGGGAGGAAATCGTCAAGGTTGCTGAAGAGGAGGACGTGTCGCTCATACTCCTGCCTAGTCACGGAAAGCTCGGCTTCTCGCATGAGTTCCTTGGCTCTACAATGGTCCGCGTGCTTAGAAAAACGAAGAGGCCCGTTCTCGTCATAAAAACGCACCCCGAGTGCGGGGAGGATAAAGGGTGA
- a CDS encoding arsenic resistance protein produces the protein MKVVKFLKDRMIYIVFTLIILSSYAGIYHREVFLSLKWTLPIALFMMLFQPMVFMDIRKAFTTRTEIKTKYLVALTAFYVLLFPALTWLLLKFWLAVMPNTDPRLLAGIVLISLAPLPSSAPAFTNLAGGKFQLTLVGVVWTFILSLFVMPVYAKLLLHTLIKVPMWLLLKSLVLYIIVPLVAGQLTKYAVVRWKGKETLMKLKEPLVGLSLLGMYWMIIVVFGINGKMIVEKPEVIVVGALIMNAYFLTRAAIAYFTGKALGFPLEHIISLVYSTGSNMTLATAMAIGTFGSLAAVGTALGGPFSDMILMILFVRLFASLRAKWAESKKPM, from the coding sequence ATGAAAGTTGTGAAGTTCCTGAAGGATAGGATGATTTACATCGTCTTCACGCTCATAATCTTATCGAGTTACGCTGGCATCTATCACAGGGAGGTGTTTCTATCTCTCAAATGGACGCTGCCAATTGCGCTCTTTATGATGCTCTTCCAGCCGATGGTTTTCATGGACATAAGAAAAGCTTTCACGACGAGAACCGAGATAAAGACGAAGTACCTCGTAGCATTGACAGCCTTCTATGTCCTCCTCTTTCCAGCACTAACGTGGCTCCTCCTCAAGTTCTGGCTTGCGGTAATGCCGAACACTGACCCGAGGTTGCTCGCGGGGATTGTGCTGATAAGCCTCGCTCCACTCCCAAGCTCTGCTCCAGCATTCACGAACCTCGCGGGTGGAAAGTTCCAGCTGACGCTCGTCGGCGTCGTGTGGACGTTCATCCTCTCGCTCTTTGTCATGCCTGTTTACGCCAAGCTGCTCCTCCACACGCTCATAAAAGTCCCCATGTGGCTACTCCTCAAGTCGCTCGTCCTCTACATCATAGTGCCCCTCGTGGCAGGCCAGCTAACGAAGTACGCGGTTGTGAGGTGGAAGGGAAAAGAAACCCTCATGAAGCTCAAGGAACCCCTTGTGGGCCTCTCGCTCCTCGGCATGTACTGGATGATAATCGTGGTCTTCGGCATAAACGGGAAGATGATAGTCGAGAAGCCGGAGGTTATAGTCGTTGGAGCGCTCATAATGAACGCATACTTCCTAACGCGTGCGGCCATAGCTTACTTCACCGGAAAAGCGCTTGGCTTTCCTCTAGAGCACATCATATCTCTCGTATATTCAACCGGCTCCAACATGACCCTCGCGACGGCGATGGCAATAGGGACGTTTGGCTCCCTCGCGGCCGTTGGAACCGCCTTAGGAGGTCCCTTCAGCGACATGATACTCATGATACTCTTCGTAAGGCTCTTCGCCAGCCTGAGGGCGAAGTGGGCGGAAAGTAAGAAGCCAATGTGA
- a CDS encoding sulfite exporter TauE/SafE family protein produces the protein MVVLTYILASVFAIAGMGAAGVLIPNYIAIGLSVHAAMLLGLAQNTAELTVATAMNWKKGLIEWRNVARVFVPAALFVPLGAYVNVHTPRILVLVALALFFLFAIYRMVTGGVAESKDGWKTYLLGAIQGFTAGLIGVDASPIAIIAFSYLFRNPKKVSANTAATALGVSGVTLLTYALLLPRIPIATETLVAVATAGFLGGVTGTLLMHRVKPLYVRYTTMALLSLATVEITAKILTANVPETLHILSVGVVVSGFLAFLCGMGRHMARRPFPSP, from the coding sequence ATGGTGGTACTCACCTACATCCTCGCGAGTGTATTCGCGATAGCTGGAATGGGAGCGGCAGGGGTGCTCATACCCAACTACATAGCTATAGGATTGAGCGTTCACGCGGCCATGCTACTCGGGCTGGCCCAAAACACCGCGGAGCTGACCGTTGCAACTGCCATGAACTGGAAGAAGGGCCTCATAGAATGGAGAAATGTTGCAAGGGTATTCGTTCCCGCGGCGCTCTTCGTGCCTTTAGGGGCGTACGTGAATGTCCACACCCCAAGGATCCTCGTACTCGTCGCCCTTGCATTGTTCTTCCTCTTTGCTATCTACCGCATGGTTACCGGTGGAGTAGCAGAGAGCAAAGATGGATGGAAGACATACTTACTGGGAGCCATTCAGGGCTTCACCGCGGGGCTCATAGGTGTGGACGCATCGCCAATAGCAATCATAGCTTTCTCATACCTCTTCAGAAACCCGAAGAAGGTCTCGGCGAACACTGCGGCAACTGCACTCGGAGTTTCGGGCGTTACCCTCCTGACGTACGCTCTCTTGCTCCCAAGGATACCTATAGCCACGGAAACTCTCGTGGCAGTGGCGACTGCGGGCTTCCTCGGTGGGGTAACGGGTACACTCCTGATGCACAGGGTGAAACCACTCTACGTCCGCTATACAACAATGGCATTGCTCTCGCTTGCAACCGTTGAGATAACGGCGAAGATACTCACGGCGAACGTGCCCGAGACACTCCACATACTCAGCGTGGGGGTAGTTGTGAGCGGCTTCCTGGCCTTCCTGTGCGGAATGGGGAGACACATGGCGAGAAGGCCCTTCCCCTCCCCGTGA
- a CDS encoding ArsR family transcriptional regulator, which produces MVGVPRWMMGNMASLKNLMMMLKPLMAEPRRSIIKILGEGVKGTNEIYQALQERGFNMPRSTLYYHLSALEDMGIIEMAGYREEGGGAPEKLWKLKIRKIGIDLVTGEIFRE; this is translated from the coding sequence GTGGTGGGAGTGCCAAGATGGATGATGGGCAACATGGCTAGTCTTAAGAACCTGATGATGATGCTCAAACCTTTGATGGCCGAACCGAGGCGAAGCATTATAAAAATCCTTGGAGAAGGTGTTAAGGGGACTAATGAGATATATCAAGCCCTACAGGAGAGGGGCTTTAACATGCCCCGCTCAACGCTCTACTACCACCTCTCGGCCCTCGAAGATATGGGAATAATTGAGATGGCTGGCTATCGAGAGGAGGGGGGAGGGGCACCCGAGAAGCTCTGGAAGCTTAAGATCAGAAAAATAGGGATAGATCTCGTTACTGGAGAGATATTCAGGGAATGA
- a CDS encoding flavodoxin family protein has protein sequence MKTLIVFYSRSRTTKRIAQEVAKALNADIDEIIDKKPRKGILGFLIAGYDATMGKTTEIEFEKDPLSYDLVVIGTPVWNGCVTPAIRTYLLQNRGKIRNAAFFCTCAGRPGKCLEQMEEILGKRPVLRKILVRKRLEEGIKEFVEELKTLSGS, from the coding sequence ATGAAAACACTCATTGTCTTCTACTCACGGAGCAGAACTACAAAACGAATCGCCCAGGAGGTGGCTAAGGCCCTTAACGCCGATATTGACGAGATCATTGACAAAAAGCCCAGGAAGGGAATTCTTGGCTTCCTCATAGCCGGTTATGACGCAACGATGGGTAAAACTACAGAGATAGAGTTTGAGAAAGACCCTCTCAGCTATGACCTCGTGGTCATTGGCACACCTGTCTGGAACGGTTGCGTGACTCCTGCCATAAGGACCTACCTACTCCAGAACCGGGGGAAGATTAGGAACGCCGCCTTTTTCTGCACGTGCGCAGGAAGGCCCGGAAAGTGCCTCGAGCAGATGGAGGAAATCCTTGGCAAGAGGCCCGTCCTCAGGAAGATCCTGGTGAGAAAAAGGCTAGAGGAAGGGATAAAGGAATTTGTTGAGGAGTTGAAGACCCTAAGTGGTTCTTGA
- a CDS encoding MarR family winged helix-turn-helix transcriptional regulator, translating to MPAEEEKACDLISELYWAMRKIFEDRLEELGITFLEFKALMHLKSTETQGDLLREMGVSKSTASKVLSSLERKGIVKRERRGRAYTIELTDKGLEMLKAIEKAGMELEEKMFSRMARKEKSEFLSLLKKAINGLEGNR from the coding sequence ATGCCCGCAGAAGAAGAAAAGGCATGCGACCTTATATCGGAGCTTTACTGGGCCATGAGGAAGATCTTTGAAGATAGGCTTGAGGAACTGGGGATTACTTTTCTTGAGTTCAAAGCCCTGATGCACCTGAAGAGTACAGAGACCCAGGGAGACCTCCTGAGAGAAATGGGCGTTTCCAAATCAACGGCCTCAAAAGTGCTCTCCTCCCTTGAGAGAAAGGGGATTGTAAAAAGGGAGCGCAGAGGGAGGGCGTATACTATTGAACTAACCGACAAGGGCCTTGAGATGCTAAAGGCCATCGAGAAGGCTGGAATGGAGCTTGAGGAAAAGATGTTCTCCCGGATGGCTCGCAAAGAAAAATCTGAATTTCTGTCTCTCCTTAAAAAAGCGATAAATGGTCTGGAGGGAAACAGATGA
- a CDS encoding MATE family efflux transporter has protein sequence MSGKMTKGVQILRGDPKKAIIKLSIPMMIGMLVQTIYNLADGIWVSGLGPDALAAVGLFFPIFTGIIALAAGLGVGASSAIARRIGARNKKGVDNVAVHAIILSLLLGVAIPVVMLPTIDSFFRLMGAKEDVVELATAYARVLLIGAFMAVFNNVGNGILRGEGDANRAMLAMVLGSGLNIVLDPIFIYTLNFGIVGAAYATLLSMTITSLFIAYWLFIKRDTYVEITLRDFSPSWEILKDILRVGLPASLSQLSMSIAMFFLNRVAIMAGGENGVAVFTSAWRVTMLGIVPILGMAAATTAVTGAAYGERNTEKLEAAYLYAIKIAFMIELGVVSFIMAFAPQVAYLFTYSEIAQVIKQELISALRTLPIFLLLTPFGMMTSAMFQGIGEGEKSLILTIFRTLVMQVGFAYTFVNLGLGLRGVWLGIVVGNMVAAVMGFTWGRVRIRALRRALR, from the coding sequence ATGAGTGGAAAGATGACAAAGGGTGTCCAGATTTTAAGGGGCGACCCGAAAAAGGCCATAATAAAGCTCTCAATCCCGATGATGATAGGCATGTTGGTGCAGACAATATATAACCTCGCCGACGGAATATGGGTCTCTGGCCTCGGCCCGGACGCTCTGGCCGCCGTTGGACTTTTCTTCCCGATTTTCACGGGGATCATAGCACTCGCCGCAGGTCTTGGTGTGGGCGCGAGCTCCGCGATAGCGAGGAGGATTGGAGCCAGAAACAAGAAAGGAGTCGACAACGTTGCCGTGCACGCCATCATTCTCTCGCTCCTCTTGGGTGTAGCTATACCGGTTGTCATGCTCCCCACGATAGATTCGTTCTTCAGGTTAATGGGCGCCAAAGAGGATGTCGTTGAGCTGGCCACAGCCTACGCGAGGGTGCTCCTTATTGGGGCTTTTATGGCCGTCTTCAACAACGTCGGAAACGGTATCCTAAGGGGAGAAGGAGATGCAAACAGGGCAATGCTTGCAATGGTGCTTGGTTCAGGACTCAACATAGTTCTTGACCCAATATTTATTTATACCCTAAACTTTGGAATCGTTGGTGCCGCTTACGCAACCTTGCTCTCCATGACAATCACTTCACTTTTCATTGCTTACTGGCTCTTCATCAAGAGGGACACTTACGTTGAGATTACCCTCAGAGACTTCTCGCCGAGCTGGGAAATCCTTAAGGACATATTGCGTGTTGGTCTTCCTGCCTCACTCTCTCAGCTCTCCATGTCTATAGCGATGTTCTTCCTCAACCGCGTTGCGATAATGGCGGGCGGGGAAAATGGTGTTGCCGTCTTTACCAGTGCTTGGCGTGTTACGATGCTCGGAATAGTACCAATACTTGGTATGGCTGCTGCAACAACTGCAGTAACTGGAGCCGCTTACGGGGAGAGAAACACTGAAAAGTTGGAAGCTGCCTACCTCTACGCAATAAAGATAGCATTCATGATAGAGCTTGGCGTAGTCTCCTTCATAATGGCCTTCGCTCCTCAAGTGGCCTATCTTTTCACGTACTCCGAGATAGCACAGGTGATAAAGCAGGAACTCATCTCCGCCCTCAGAACCCTTCCAATATTTTTACTCCTAACACCCTTCGGCATGATGACCTCCGCAATGTTCCAAGGCATAGGTGAAGGAGAGAAGTCTCTGATTTTAACGATATTCAGAACTTTGGTCATGCAGGTTGGCTTCGCTTATACCTTCGTGAACCTGGGGCTCGGCCTTAGGGGAGTTTGGCTGGGGATAGTTGTCGGGAACATGGTGGCAGCTGTTATGGGCTTCACCTGGGGAAGAGTAAGAATAAGGGCACTAAGACGAGCTTTGAGGTGA
- a CDS encoding NifB/NifX family molybdenum-iron cluster-binding protein, with translation MRIAVPAVDDKGLESEVSRHFGRARYFVFVDVENNEIKGAEVVEVPFEEHGPGDLPRFVKEHGGEVVLAYGMGHKAISFFNELGIEVVTGAYGRIRDVVEAFIHQVLELDPHWKEKIEREKEREGCEKPGQ, from the coding sequence ATGAGGATAGCTGTTCCAGCCGTTGATGATAAAGGCTTAGAAAGCGAAGTGAGTAGACACTTTGGCAGGGCAAGGTACTTTGTATTTGTTGACGTTGAGAACAACGAAATTAAAGGTGCGGAGGTCGTTGAGGTTCCTTTCGAGGAGCATGGACCAGGGGATCTTCCAAGGTTCGTCAAGGAGCACGGAGGAGAAGTCGTCCTTGCTTATGGAATGGGGCATAAAGCGATTTCATTCTTCAACGAGCTCGGCATAGAAGTCGTTACTGGGGCCTATGGAAGAATAAGAGACGTGGTTGAGGCCTTTATACATCAGGTTCTGGAGTTAGATCCTCACTGGAAGGAGAAGATAGAGCGCGAAAAGGAAAGGGAGGGATGCGAAAAGCCCGGGCAGTGA